In Magnetococcales bacterium, one DNA window encodes the following:
- a CDS encoding Rpn family recombination-promoting nuclease/putative transposase, with product MKFIDPRIDFAFKKIFGSEDAKDILISFLESLLRLEDDRRIAELTILDPFLAPRIREMKYSILDVRCRDHRGITYIVEMQVQKVAAFVK from the coding sequence ATGAAGTTCATTGACCCGCGCATCGACTTCGCCTTCAAGAAAATCTTCGGCAGCGAGGATGCCAAGGATATCCTGATCAGCTTTCTGGAGAGCCTGCTCCGGCTGGAAGACGACCGTCGCATCGCCGAGTTGACCATCCTGGATCCCTTTCTCGCTCCCAGGATCCGGGAGATGAAATACTCCATCCTCGACGTGCGCTGTCGGGATCATCGTGGCATCACCTACATCGTGGAGATGCAGGTCCAGAAGGTGGCGGCCTTCGTGAAA